The following proteins are co-located in the Halorussus caseinilyticus genome:
- a CDS encoding DUF7553 family protein produces the protein MSDDRSELRTAAEKLHEAREGTDHADAAERLETYAEQVETMADADRGPDHGRLARLEHNLHDVQSDLDADATEAVKSALEHAQAYRSTVEGV, from the coding sequence ATGAGCGACGACCGAAGCGAACTCCGGACCGCCGCAGAGAAACTCCACGAGGCCCGCGAGGGCACCGACCACGCCGACGCCGCCGAGCGCCTCGAAACCTACGCCGAACAGGTCGAGACGATGGCTGACGCCGACCGCGGACCGGACCACGGCCGACTCGCGCGCCTCGAACACAACCTTCACGACGTACAGTCGGACCTCGACGCCGACGCGACCGAGGCCGTGAAGTCCGCGCTCGAACACGCCCAAGCGTATCGCTCAA